A single genomic interval of Megalobrama amblycephala isolate DHTTF-2021 linkage group LG15, ASM1881202v1, whole genome shotgun sequence harbors:
- the rpl27a gene encoding 60S ribosomal protein L27a: protein MPTKKSKTRKLRGHVSHGHGRIGKHRKHPGGRGNAGGMHHHRINFDKYHPGYFGKVGMRHYHLKKNTIFCPTINLDKLWTLVSEQTRVNYGKKPDGPAPIIDVVRAGYFKVLGKGKLPKQPVIVKAKFFSRRAEEKIKGVGGACVLTA, encoded by the exons ATG CCGACCAAGAAGTCCAAGACTAGGAAGCTGCGCGGGCACGTCAGCCACGGGCACGGGCGCATCG gtAAACACAGAAAGCATCCCGGAGGTCGCGGTAATGCCGGAGGAATGCATCATCACAGAATCAACTTCGACAAATA CCATCCAGGTTATTTCGGTAAGGTGGGCATGAGGCATTACCATCTGAAGAAGAACACCATCTTCTGCCCCACCATTAACCTGGACAAGCTGTGGACGCTGGTCAGCGAGCAGACGAGGGTCAACTACGGCAAGAAGCCTGACGGCCCAGCGCCCATCATCGACGTCGTGCGCGCC GGCTACTTCAAAGTGCTGGGCAAAGGCAAGCTGCCGAAGCAGCCGGTGATCGTGAAGGCCAAGTTCTTCAGCCGGCGGGCCGAGGAGAAGATCAAGGGTGTTGGAGGAGCGTGTGTGCTGACCGCATAA
- the ric3b gene encoding protein RIC-3b: MSISTFQKVTIVSCVVLCVALLLPKMLLSRGKRDSEAPAGQFPPGPQRASVSEEQRRSGRQFSRAHNPEAIARAKGAGAGAGAGTGGKSNLAGQIIPIYGFGILLYILYILFKITSKGKTSKPPESRFAAVRSEHTQRKITDFELAQLQDRLNETKDVIERIISSASVGTDSVGAAVAVDEEQKLLQQLQEITRVMQEGRLVDSIPANTGDSCGHQWDDLPDDGRNEHFCCVHSPDVSANAQTRESDGPDEPAEEPGSDPEETTDDNQNTPVCDSINQSQPETDASTGSDITPGPVSEHSGVRRRNKQ, translated from the exons ATGTCGATCTCCACCTTTCAGAAGGTCACTATCGTGTCATGTGTGGTGCTGTGCGTCGCGCTCCTGCTGCCGAAGATGCTCTTGTCGCGAGGAAAGAGAGACTCCGAAG CTCCCGCAGGACAGTTTCCTCCCGGGCCGCAGCGAGCGTCGGTGTCTGAGGAGCAGCGGCGGTCCGGCCGGCAGTTCTCCAGAGCCCACAATCCTGAAGCCATCGCCCGGGCCAAAGGAGCCGGAGCTGGAGCCGGAGCCGGAACCGGAGGGAAGTCCAACCTCGCGGGCCAGATCATCCCCATCTACGGCTTCGGCATCTTACTGTACATCCTTTACATCCTGTTCAAG aTCACGTCCAAGGGCAAAACCAGCAAACCTCCAGAGAGCCGCTTCGCCGCCGTCCGGTCAGAACACACCCAGAGGAAGATCA CTGATTTTGAGTTGGCTCAGCTGCAGGACAGACTGAACGAGACGAAGGATGTGATTGAGAGAATCATTTCTTCAGCCAGCGTCGGtacagacag tgttGGAGCTGCGGTGGCTGTGGACGAGGAGCAGAAGCTGCTTCAGCAGCTGCAGGAGATCACACGCGTCATGCAGGAGGGGCGGCTCGTGGACTCCATCCCAGCCAACACTGGAGACTCCTGCGGCCACCAGTGGGACG ATCTTCCTGACGACGGTCGTAATGAGCACTTCTGCTGCGTTCATTCACCTGACGTGAGCGCAAACGCACAGACGAGAGAGAGCGATGGTCCTGATGAACCCGCAGAGGAGCCCGGCAGTGACCCTGAGGAGACCACAGATGACAACCAAAACACTCCCGTGTGCGACTccatcaaccaatcacagccaGAGACAGACGCCAgcacaggaagtgacatcacacCGGGTCCAGTGTCAGAACACAGCGGCGTCAGACGGAGGAACAAACAATAA
- the psma1 gene encoding proteasome subunit alpha type-1: protein MFRNQYDNDVTVWSPQGRIHQIEYAMEAVKQGSATVGLKSHSHAVLVALKRAQSELAAHQKKILHVDSHVGISIAGLTADARLLCNFMRQECLDSRFVFDRPLPVSRLVSLIGSKTQIPTQRYGRRPYGVGLLIAGYDDMGPHIFQTCPSANYFDCKAMSIGARSQSARTYLERHMDTFLDCNLNDLVQHGLRALRETLPAEQDLTTKNVSIGIVGKDMEFTIYDDDDVSRFLEGLEERPQRRVVQPDDEAAPAVPDEPMEH, encoded by the exons ATG TTTCGTAACCAGTATGACAACGACGTGACGGTCTGGAGTCCTCAG GGGCGCATTCATCAGATCGAGTATGCGATGGAGGCCGTCAAACAGGGTTCGGCCACCGTCGGGCTCAAGTCTCACTCTCACGCCGTGCTCGTGGCGCTCAAG AGAGCTCAGTCCGAGCTGGCCGCCCATCAGAAGAAGATCCTGCACGTGGACAGTCATGTGGGCATTTCCATCGCAGGGCTGACGGCGGACGCCAGGCTCCTCTG TAACTTCATGCGGCAGGAGTGTCTGGACTCCAGGTTCGTCTTCGATAGGCCTCTTCCCGTGTCCAGACTGGTGTCGCTCATCGGAAGCA AAACGCAGATTCCCACCCAGCGCTACGGCAGACGGCCGTATGGAGTCGGGCTGCTCATCGCAGGATATGAT GACATGGGGCCGCACATCTTCCAGACCTGCCCCTCAGCCAACTACTTCGACTGTAAGGCCATGTCGATCGGCGCGCGCTCGCAGTCGGCCCGCACCTATCTGGAGAGACACATGGACACCTTCCTGGACT GTAATCTGAATGATCTGGTGCAACACGGTCTGCGCGCGCTGCGAGAGACTCTTCCTGCTGAACAGGATCTGACCACAAAG AACGTGTCCATCGGGATTGTGGGGAAGGACATGGAGTTCACCATCTACGACGATGACGACGTGTCGCGGTTCCTGGAGGGTCTGGAGGAGCGGCCGCAGAGACGG GTGGTCCAGCCGGACGATGAAGCGGCTCCAGCTGTGCCCGATGAACCCATGGAGCACTAA